The following coding sequences lie in one Paraburkholderia largidicola genomic window:
- a CDS encoding DUF1348 family protein: MSSTTEVRPPLPPFTRETAAQKVRQAEDGWNSRDAAKVALVYSTDTWWRNRAEFVQGREEARAFLERKWSKEFEYRLIKELWAFTDNRIAVRFAYEWRDDAGNWFRSYGNENWEFGPDGLMHHRHASINDLPIKESERKFHWPLGRRPDDHPGLSDLGL, encoded by the coding sequence ATGTCGAGCACTACCGAAGTCCGTCCGCCGCTGCCGCCGTTCACGCGCGAAACCGCCGCACAGAAAGTACGCCAGGCCGAAGACGGCTGGAACTCACGCGATGCTGCAAAAGTCGCGCTGGTCTATTCCACCGACACCTGGTGGCGCAACAGAGCCGAATTCGTACAAGGTCGTGAAGAAGCGCGCGCATTTCTCGAGCGCAAATGGAGCAAGGAATTCGAGTACCGTCTGATCAAGGAACTGTGGGCCTTCACCGACAATCGCATCGCGGTCCGCTTCGCTTACGAGTGGCGCGACGATGCTGGCAACTGGTTCCGCTCATACGGCAACGAAAACTGGGAGTTCGGTCCCGATGGCCTGATGCATCATCGTCACGCGAGCATCAACGACCTGCCCATCAAGGAAAGCGAACGCAAGTTCCACTGGCCACTCGGCCGTCGCCCCGACGATCATCCCGGCCTGAGCGATCTGGGTCTTTGA
- a CDS encoding SMI1/KNR4 family protein, whose amino-acid sequence MNFSNIANLNGFNRRALLEEIALVESSMRVQFPVAYKEVLLYSDGALLDSGVTLYRLEDLVERNETYEVGDYCSGYLLIGDDGGGRGFLIALENDDPLVVSSGLGDLDPVDFSPVATTLQEWVNRGLSV is encoded by the coding sequence ATGAACTTCTCAAACATAGCTAATTTGAATGGATTCAACCGAAGAGCTCTTTTGGAAGAAATTGCTCTGGTGGAATCTTCAATGAGAGTTCAATTTCCAGTTGCGTACAAAGAAGTACTCTTGTATTCAGACGGCGCCTTGTTGGACAGCGGCGTCACGCTATATAGACTGGAAGATCTCGTTGAGAGAAATGAAACCTACGAGGTTGGAGATTACTGCAGCGGTTATCTTCTAATCGGCGATGATGGAGGGGGAAGGGGGTTCTTGATCGCACTCGAAAATGACGATCCTTTGGTAGTTAGCTCAGGACTAGGAGATCTCGATCCAGTGGATTTCTCACCTGTTGCGACCACTTTGCAAGAATGGGTCAACCGGGGTTTAAGTGTGTGA